A stretch of the Chitinophagaceae bacterium genome encodes the following:
- a CDS encoding hotdog fold thioesterase, which yields MIGNKEMYKQIIDEMIPLHKWWGISLEEIEEGYAKIKIPFRKEFIGDPRIQSIHGGIIATALDSAGGAAGITTLQSAEDTLSTIDMRVDYLQRGRPEDFYVESKITRSGNRIIVTSMWAYHNNKSDLIAEGKGVYNVRRKNKL from the coding sequence ATGATAGGAAATAAAGAAATGTACAAGCAAATCATTGACGAAATGATTCCGCTGCATAAATGGTGGGGCATAAGCTTAGAAGAAATTGAAGAAGGCTATGCAAAAATAAAAATCCCTTTTCGTAAAGAATTCATAGGCGACCCAAGGATTCAAAGCATACATGGAGGGATTATTGCAACAGCATTAGATTCTGCCGGTGGAGCTGCCGGAATCACAACTTTACAATCCGCCGAAGATACCTTGTCCACTATAGATATGCGTGTTGACTACTTACAAAGAGGACGTCCGGAAGATTTTTATGTTGAAAGCAAAATTACCCGCTCCGGTAATCGCATTATAGTAACTTCCATGTGGGCTTATCACAATAACAAAAGCGACCTGATTGCTGAAGGCAAAGGTGTTTATAATGTCAGGAGAAAAAACAAGCTTTAA